In a single window of the Desulfomonilaceae bacterium genome:
- a CDS encoding sigma 54-interacting transcriptional regulator, whose amino-acid sequence MTRKSALNLGVDREEAIGKDITTLNPKCLLKKVAHTGIMELAEISRRNKKSVPVVVTPLIKDEVLKGAVCKSIFANIQEATSFISRIVKLDSRNGPQDAPKKVRNCKFTFEDVLGTSKAILLAKKRALQAAQGDSNVLITGESGTGKELFAQGIHMAGLRRQGPFVAINCSGIPENLLESELFGYEFGSFTGARKGGKPGKFELSQNGTIFLDEAADMSMGMQAKLLRVIQEREFVRVGGTHTYELDVRIISATNRDLWEMVQCGQFREDLYYRLDVVNIQTPSLRDRTEDIRLLTEFFISNISECINSKVTGVTEQVLDLFTSYAWPGNVRELRNVLEGAMNLNTGALIDEASLPPRFREKIMMAQQGKPVVSNLRVFEFEDIASNEKAVIQHAIEVSNSNKRQAAIMLKMSRATLYNKLKKYGIDTNH is encoded by the coding sequence TTGACAAGAAAATCAGCCCTTAATTTGGGGGTTGATCGAGAGGAAGCTATTGGGAAGGACATCACCACACTCAATCCAAAATGCCTTCTGAAAAAAGTTGCCCATACCGGAATTATGGAACTTGCCGAGATATCCAGGCGTAATAAAAAATCTGTACCAGTAGTTGTGACGCCTCTGATAAAGGACGAAGTGTTGAAAGGAGCTGTATGCAAGAGCATATTTGCTAATATCCAGGAAGCCACTAGTTTTATTTCTAGGATCGTGAAACTTGATAGTAGAAATGGACCGCAGGACGCCCCCAAGAAAGTCAGAAATTGTAAATTCACATTCGAAGATGTTTTAGGTACATCAAAAGCTATTTTGCTTGCAAAAAAAAGAGCGTTGCAGGCGGCTCAGGGAGATTCGAACGTCCTAATCACAGGGGAATCGGGAACCGGCAAGGAGCTTTTCGCTCAAGGCATTCACATGGCCGGCCTACGCAGACAAGGTCCCTTTGTAGCAATAAACTGCTCTGGCATACCAGAGAACTTGCTTGAATCGGAACTCTTTGGCTATGAGTTCGGTTCCTTTACGGGAGCTAGAAAGGGGGGTAAGCCAGGAAAATTCGAGTTAAGTCAAAACGGAACCATTTTTCTGGATGAAGCCGCAGATATGTCTATGGGAATGCAGGCAAAGCTTCTTAGAGTCATCCAGGAAAGAGAATTTGTGAGAGTTGGGGGAACGCATACATACGAATTGGACGTTAGGATCATTTCTGCTACTAATCGGGATTTATGGGAAATGGTCCAGTGCGGTCAATTCAGGGAGGATTTGTATTATCGATTAGATGTCGTGAATATACAAACTCCATCGTTACGAGATCGAACAGAAGACATAAGGCTCTTGACAGAATTTTTTATCTCGAACATCAGCGAATGCATTAACAGTAAAGTGACGGGTGTGACCGAACAAGTTCTAGATCTTTTTACGAGTTACGCGTGGCCAGGGAATGTCAGAGAATTGAGAAACGTTTTAGAAGGAGCAATGAACCTCAACACAGGCGCACTAATCGACGAGGCATCGCTGCCTCCTAGATTCAGGGAAAAGATTATGATGGCTCAACAGGGGAAACCGGTTGTCTCAAACCTACGTGTGTTTGAGTTTGAAGATATAGCCTCAAATGAAAAAGCCGTGATCCAACACGCAATCGAAGTATCCAATTCGAATAAGCGTCAAGCGGCCATTATGCTAAAGATGAGTCGCGCCACCCTATACAACAAACTAAAAAAATACGGTATTGACACAAACCATTAG